A genomic window from Vitis riparia cultivar Riparia Gloire de Montpellier isolate 1030 chromosome 18, EGFV_Vit.rip_1.0, whole genome shotgun sequence includes:
- the LOC117907541 gene encoding glyceraldehyde-3-phosphate dehydrogenase B, chloroplastic, with protein MASHAALASSRIPTTNTRLPSKASHSFPTQFFAKRLEVAEFSGLRSGGCVTFAKNAREPSFFDVVASQLTPKAGGPAPVRGETVAKLKVAINGFGRIGRNFLRCWHGRKDSPLDVIVVNDSGGVKNASHLLKYDSMLGTFKAEVKIVDNETISVDGKPIKVVSSRDPLKLPWAELGIDIVIEGTGVFVDGPGAGKHIQAGAKKVIITAPAKGADIPTYVVGVNEGDYSHEVSNIVSNASCTTNCLAPFVKILDEELGIVKGTMTTTHSYTGDQRLLDASHRDLRRARAAALNIVPTSTGAAKAVSLVLPQLKGKLNGIALRVPTPNVSVVDLVVNVEKKGITAEDVNAAFRKAADGPLKGILAVCDVPLVSVDFKCSDVSSTIDASLTMVMGDDMVKVVAWYDNEWGYSQRVVDLAHLVAAKWPGFAAEGSGDPLEDFCKTNPADEECKVYEA; from the exons ATGGCCTCTCATGCAGCTCTGGCTTCTTCAAGAATCCCAACAACCAACACCAGGCTCCCTTCCAAGGCCTCTCACTCTTTTCCCACTCAGTTTTTCGCCAAG AGGCTGGAAGTGGCTGAGTTCTCTGGGCTTAGATCCGGTGGGTGTGTGACCTTTGCCAAGAATGCTAGAGAGCCTTCCTTCTTTGATGTTGTGGCTTCCCAACTTACTCCCAAG GCTGGAGGGCCAGCTCCAGTTAGGGGAGAAACAGTGGCCAAATTGAAGGTGGCGATCAATGGATTCGGGCGCATTGGTAGGAACTTCCTCCGGTGCTGGCATGGGCGGAAAGACTCTCCCCTCGATGTTATTGTCGTCAATGACAGTGGCGGTGTGAAGAAC GCTTCGCACTTGCTGAAATATGACTCTATGCTTGGAACATTCAAAGCTGAAGTGAAGATAGTGGACAATGAGACCATCAGCGTGGATGGCAAGCCCATCAAGGTCGTCTCCAGCAGGGACCCCCTGAAGCTCCCATGGGCTGAGCTCGGTATCGACATTGTTATTGAG GGGACCGGAGTCTTCGTGGACGGCCCTGGTGCTGGAAAACACATCCAAGCTGGTGCCAAGAAGGTTATTATCACGGCACCAGCCAAAGGGGCTGATATTCCAACCTATGTTGTTGGAGTAAATGAAGGAGATTACTCCCATGAGGTTTCCAACATTGTGAG CAATGCCTCCTGCACTACAAATTGCCTGGCTCCTTTTGTGAAGATCCTGGATGAAGAATTGG GCATTGTCAAAGGAACAATGACTACCACCCATTCCTACACTGGAGACCAG AGGCTTTTGGATGCTTCACACAGGGACTTGAGGAGAGCCAGGGCAGCAGCATTGAACATAGTCCCGACAAGCACTGGCGCAGCCAAGGCCGTCTCCCTTGTGCTGCCCCAGCTCAAGGGCAAGCTCAATGGCATTGCCCTCAGGGTGCCCACCCCTAATGTATCAGTTGTTGACCTTGTCGTGAATGTTGAGAAGAAAGGAATCACAGCTGAGGATGTCAATGCCGCCTTCAGGAAGGCAGCTGACGGACCATTGAAGGGCATTCTGGCTGTCTGTGACGTCCCCCTCGTCTCAGTAGACTTCAAGTGCTCTGACGTTTCTTCCACCATTGATGCATCACTCACCATGGTCATGGGAGATGATATGGTCAAGGTGGTCGCCTGGTACGACAATGAATGGGGTTACAG CCAACGGGTGGTCGATTTGGCTCATCTGGTGGCAGCCAAGTGGCCAGGTTTTGCTGCAGAAGGAAGTGGAGACCCATTGGAGGATTTCTGCAAGACAAACCCTGCTGATGAGGAGTGCAAAGTCTATGAAGCTTAA